The genomic window GTTGTTGGTGTCGTCTTTAGTGGGTCCTATTGCTGAAAAGTTGTTGCAGAAAATATTGATATCATACTAATGAAAGGCCAATATGTAAATACTATGAATTGTAGAACATCCTAATTCGAGCTGCAATTAATTAATTCCaattatttattgttaatgtttttatatttttgttgattATTAGGCCTATATTTTACTTGGAAATGTATCAAATTGACGAGTTAATGTTGTTATTTCTTTTAATCCAAAGGAATTTAAAAGAGAAAGGGGGTCTATAGactttatattttctattttgagTAGAACTGTGTTTCGAATAGGTGTGATATCTGACTGTTAGGGAAGCCAAAAGCTGATTTCTTGAATTGTTTTATTTGGTTTGTCTCCCCATAATGAATCTGCTTTAACTGTTAAACAGCCATGCTACAGCATTCATGCTTTAAATAATAACAATGTTTCCATAACTTTACCTGAAAATTGTAGCAAATCCTTATCAATTTTAGCCcttttattgttatttcttAAAATGTGGGGATGTTTCATGTTGGCCTATTAGTAGTTAGCACAAAAGATACGGTTCAGATTTTTCTAAAATTTTTTCTAGCTGAGAAAttcatttgaaaataacaaactaTATATTCAACTCAAAGTAGCTGTGTTACATTTCTATAAATTCATAGATTCTGTGGGACACAGAAAGTAATTATCCCCAGAGACAATGATATGCAGGAAATACTATGACATATAATTTGGCCGCTCTTTCTCCCTGAAATGATATCACAACACATCGGATGTCCATTATTAAAGTGTGTGTTCTcttctgtgtcgttgtgttgggTTCAGTCTCAGCAGTGTGACTGTCCCAGTTTTTATACTCATACAACATATTGGGGAAATGTCTCATTAGAAACTGGACATGATGTCTTTTAACAATGAGCACATAGGGAAAGGATAAGGAAATACATTAAAGCAACTGAAAATGctcatacaaataaataaaaaaataagatacacaaaaaatgatttttttaatgtttgcattCAGGAAACACAGTTGTTCATCATTTAAAACttgtataaaacacaataacTCCACAGAGTAACAACGTCATGTAGATGAGTCCATGTTTTCAGGTTAGTCCTGTGTGCTGTTGGGTgtctctgtgctgctgccttctgtgtgtgaacacacactctgctgtgtttcctcctctaaCCTCCTCTTGATAGTCAgctctctctcagctctctcaaCACATGGAGCTTTGGCCTCCTGGATGTGGAGCCTTCCGTCTGGAGCCAGGTAGCAGGTGACGGCTTCAGGGTTCAGGCCTTCAGGCAGATCAAACTCCTGTCTGAACTCCCGGAGTGTGTAAGAGAAGCAGCCTTTCCCGTCCTCCTGCTTCTTCTCTGTCTTCCCGCTGACTCTCAGCTTCTTGCCCACCTGCCTGACAGACAGCTCCTCTGGGGAAAAGCCTTCAGTGTCCAGAGTCAGGCCAAAGTGCGCTCCCTCTTTGTCCAGCTGGTAGGAGACTGGTTTTATGGCCACACTGGTTTGGAAAGGCTCTGTCTCCTCCAGGACATTTTGTTGAAGTTTGTCCATTATCTGCAGCCTGCTGTGGAGCTCCTGTTGGTTTCTCTGCAGTAGATCCTCCTGGTAGAACAGAGGTTTGACCTCTGGCCACAGACTGCCAACAGGCCAGTAAGAGTCCATAAAAGGACTGAGGGCAGACTGGAGTCCATGAGTGCACAGCATCTTCAGTGAGTAGAGTCTTCTTGTTGTGAGATGAAACtctgttaaagtgtgtgttctcttctgtgttgtttgtgttgcgTTCTGTCTCTGCAGTGGGACTGTCCCAGTTTTTATACTCTGACTGGAGGAGCTCCAGAGTGTTCAGGAACTTTCCTGTCATTACCACAGCTTTCCACTTGGAGGAGCTGTGACTCAGAGTTGGTGATTTCACTGTTAATTCATCTTTGATCTGGAGGTTTTCCAGTTACATTCGATGCTAAATTTGACAGCTGCAGTCAGACAAACGCTGAATAGAAAAATTACATATTGcaagatatattttcaaaacataTATATTCTGTTATTGTTTGTCACAGTCCTATTTCAAACtcctattttaaaatgtatcatcattttacacttttataaaacacaataacTCCACAGAGTAACAACATCATGTAAATGAGTCCATGTTTTCAGGTTAGTCCTGTTGTTTGTCACTGTGCTGAATATTTCATATATTAAATGTGCCTCAACACTTTTCATGGATGTCTCTGGGGATTCTTAGCAGCAgatgttttaactttaaaatgatCCCTCTGTCCCAACAGTCAATCAAATGATCTTTTCTATTGTTATCAGACAGGggatatcaatcaatcaatcaatcaatctctaTTTGTAAAGAACCAATTCATATATCTCaatacactttacaaaagagcagataaaagaccttactctttaatatattatattataaaagCATGTATGACAATAAGAGACATGTTTAATTTAACAGAATGACAGTTATAGGGGGACTCACAGCATGCTTATAACTTTGAAGGTCCATACAGTGatgtaaatgtacagtatgctgAACATAACATGACAATATGGAGAGATTGATGAAAAGAACAGCAAACAGAAGCACAAACTCATCAACATTAGACTCCTCAGAGACAGCTAGTGTGGAGGCACATTTGATAAATTAAATTTTCCcatgtaaaaatgtctttttatgtaaattgttgttaagtgttttatgtctgaaacacTGTAGTTGttctgctgcctgtcttggccaggacgcttttgtaaatgacattttttttttcctggttaaataaaggttaaatgaaataaaaataaatattattaagattaaaaaaaaaagaagctgtttacAAGAATATAGCTAAACATATTAAatcataaacacaaaacattgtGTCTaatatcatttattttaatagaaTTACTAATAGTCCTACTATTATCCTCATATCCGTGTCTGACTATGGGACACTAAAGTGTTGAAAATCAGGCCACTAAATTTAAAAGGACcttttactgtttatttattttttaatatggAGACACAATTTGTGCACCTGTGAACAGGTAAGAAGAAGTCAACATCTAATTTATTTTGTGGGCTACTTGAATTAGGATTATTTTGATAGGCCTATGTCTGTTTGGACCAGGTGATATCATTTGGATAAAACGCGTCCAGGTGAGACCTGACAGTCCGAACAGACATGGTTTTAGAATGGACCACAACATTCTATGGTTGCTATGGTTTTTCGGTGCATAATTTCTAAATGACTTACATTCAAACTCACAAAATCCCCAAACGCTCAGAAAAGTACACACAGATTTTCTTGCTGCCTCAAAGCGAACAATTTCTTCCAAAAAGAAGCTCAAAAGACGACTTTTCCACCTGGACCTTCACTGACGACCTGCCCTGACCAAACCCCTGTTTTTACATCAACAAAGTAAGATTTGAGCTACTTTTTAAACCCTGCTTTTTGCCCCGAAGAACCCCAAAATTCCCATGTGTAAATATTATTAAAGTAGCTCACATTAGTAAGAACTGATGTGTGTCCGGattctaaaagaaaaagaaaagaaacattcatcagTGATGAAGGTTCCAATGaaaaaagtatgtgtgtgtgtgagtttgtgtgtgtgtgtgtgtgtgagtttgtgtgtgttaaaaagtAAGAGTTACAATACAGGGGCGCCAGATAGCGTAGTGGATATGTCACAGGCCCCATGTACACAGGCCATAGTCCTAGTCACAGCAGCTGTGGGCTCGAATCCAACCTCTGCCCTTTGCAGCACGTCAACTCCAACTCTTTTCTCCGAATGTttccttgtctctcttcagctgtcctatccagagagacaaacattgctgaaaaaatatcttaatgaaaaaaaaacaatacaaatgtgGGACTTGGATACAAATACAAGTTCTGAAGTGCTAGTTTAGGTATTTTTTAAGAATTAAATTTCAAGTTTTTatcataatgaaaataaatattgtacCATGAGTTGTTTAATGCAACTTAACTTCCCACAGTTAAGTTGCAGGTCTGGCAAAATgaaaaccaaagcagtggctcaaaagGCGCAAAGTTttcaatgacagtaggaaagttcacattttgtcatttcttctgTTGATGTCAGATCATTTatgacataatggtgatgaatgctggttggagaGGCCCCCTGTGAATTGTTTCGCCACTGCCGACAGTAACAACTTCTTCAGCAGTAATCCTCGTTAAAATGTgctaatattttttaaaacagcttcagACTGTTGATTTAGATTCtcacaattatttttattgcaaGTCAAGGTGGAATGACCTCATCTTGGAAAAAGAAGCAACACTCAGACAATCACAAcatattttacaaacacatGAACTAAAGTACAGCGAGTCGACAGGAAGAAAGAAGACACAGGaccaaatatacacacagaccAGCACGGACCATTCAGTT from Labrus bergylta chromosome 1, fLabBer1.1, whole genome shotgun sequence includes these protein-coding regions:
- the LOC109991808 gene encoding heat shock protein 30-like; amino-acid sequence: MLCTHGLQSALSPFMDSYWPVGSLWPEVKPLFYQEDLLQRNQQELHSRLQIMDKLQQNVLEETEPFQTSVAIKPVSYQLDKEGAHFGLTLDTEGFSPEELSVRQVGKKLRVSGKTEKKQEDGKGCFSYTLREFRQEFDLPEGLNPEAVTCYLAPDGRLHIQEAKAPCVERAERELTIKRRLEEETQQSVCSHTEGSSTETPNSTQD